In one Bordetella pertussis 18323 genomic region, the following are encoded:
- a CDS encoding glutathione S-transferase has translation MSTYELIGSRGCGSAIVEMALALANVPYTLTDLPYLKPGPGRDRLLSLNVTGQVPTLVLPDGEVMTESAAIVMHLHDVAPAAGLAPPPGSAERARFWNTLVRLVAGVYATFTYGDDPAKWTLPGDAAELLRTRVHDRRAQLWQEIERGAGAPHVLGRRFSALDLYVVVMTRWRPGPPWFQSVCPRLAAAARRAAEESNVAQVLRRHFDPPLE, from the coding sequence ATGAGCACGTACGAACTGATCGGCTCGCGCGGGTGCGGGTCGGCCATCGTCGAGATGGCCCTGGCGCTGGCCAATGTGCCCTATACCCTGACGGACTTGCCCTATCTGAAGCCGGGGCCGGGCCGCGACCGGCTGTTGAGCCTGAACGTGACCGGCCAGGTGCCGACGCTGGTGCTGCCCGATGGCGAAGTCATGACCGAAAGCGCGGCCATCGTCATGCACCTGCACGATGTGGCGCCGGCTGCCGGCCTGGCGCCGCCGCCCGGCAGCGCCGAACGGGCGCGCTTCTGGAACACGCTGGTGCGCCTGGTGGCGGGCGTGTATGCCACCTTCACCTACGGCGACGATCCGGCCAAGTGGACCTTGCCGGGCGATGCGGCCGAACTGCTGCGCACGCGCGTGCACGACCGGCGCGCGCAGCTGTGGCAGGAGATCGAACGCGGGGCTGGCGCGCCGCACGTGCTGGGCCGCCGTTTCAGCGCGCTGGACCTGTATGTCGTGGTCATGACGCGCTGGCGGCCGGGGCCGCCATGGTTTCAGAGCGTCTGTCCCAGGCTGGCGGCGGCGGCCCGCCGCGCGGCCGAGGAGTCCAACGTGGCGCAGGTGCTGCGGCGCCATTTCGACCCGCCGCTGGAATAG